In Castor canadensis chromosome 11, mCasCan1.hap1v2, whole genome shotgun sequence, a single genomic region encodes these proteins:
- the Tars2 gene encoding threonine--tRNA ligase, mitochondrial isoform X4, protein MGLYQRWRSLRLRLGLLGLQAFELHSVREASVSVTPHWLAERFGVFEELWAAQVKRLGSMAQKGPRTIKISLPGGQKVDAVAWNTTPYQLAQQISSTLADTAVAAQVNGEPYDLERPLETDSDLRFLTFDSPEGKAVFWHSSTHILGAAAEQFLGAILCRGPSTEYGFYHDFFLGKERTIQGSELPVLEQICQEIVAAAQPFRRLEASKDQLYQLFKDNPFKLRVIEEKVRGPTATVYGCGMLVDLCRGPHLRHTGQIGGLKLLTNSSSLWKSSGAPETLQRVSGISFPTAELLREWEAQRKEAELRDHRRIGKEQELFFFHELSPGSCFFLPRGTRVYNALVAFIRAEYARRGFSEVKTPTLFSTKLWEQSGHWEHYREDMFALQPPGINRPASSQSDHPASHPTDTLALKPMNCPAHCLMFAHRPRSWRELPIRLADFGVLHRAEASGSLGGLTRLWRFQQDDAHIFCAPDQLEAEIRDCLDFLRSVYAVLGFSFRLALSTRPSGFLGEPSLWDEAEQVLQQALEEFGEPWDLNPGDGAFYGPKAGGGPEASCPHSPSSAWFCGKAIRSAGRKLWRKMATVAVPIPGGGHPCGD, encoded by the exons ATGGGGCTGTATCAGAGGTGGCGATCGCTCCGTCTCCGGCTCGGGCTCCTGGGGTTGCAAGCCTTCGAGCTACACTCGGTGCGTGAG GCCTCTGTGTCTGTCACTCCACATTGGTTGGCGGAGCGATTTGGCGTCTTTGAGGAGCTATGGGCTGCTCAGGTAAAAAGGTTGGGAAGCATGGCACAGAAGGGACCCCGGACTATTAAGATATCACTTCCTGGAGGCCAAAAAGTGGATGCTGTGGCGTGGAACACAACCCCTTACCAACTAGCCCAGCAAATCAG TTCAACACTGGCTGATACTGCAGTGGCTGCTCAAGTGAATGGAGAACCTTATGATCTAGAGCGGCCCTTGGAGACAGATTCTGACCTCAGATTTCTGACATTCGACTCCCCAGAGGGGAAAGCA GTATTCTGGCACTCTAGCACCCACATTCTGGGGGCAGCAGCTGAGCAATTCCTGGGCGCTATTCTCTGCCGAGGTCCAAGTACAGAATATGGGTTTTACCATGATTTCTTCCTGGGAAAGGAGCG GACAATCCAGGGCTCAGAATTGCCTGTTTTGGAGCAGATTTGCCAGGAGATTGTAGCTGCTGCACAACCATTCCGGAGGCTAGAGGCTTCAAAGGATCAGCTTTATCAGCTTTTTAAG GATAACCCCTTTAAGCTTCGTGTGATTGAGGAGAAAGTGAGAGGTCCAACAGCAACAGTGTATGG ATGTGGTATGTTGGTTGATCTTTGCCGGGGCCCCCACCTTCGGCACACTGGACAAATCGGAGGCCTGAAGCTGCTAACG AACTCCTCATCCTTGTGGAAGTCTTCAGGGGCTCCAGAGACACTACAGAGAGTGTCAGGAATTTCATTCCCCACAGCAGAGTTGCTGAGGGAATGGGAAGCCCAGAGGAAAGAAGCAGAGTTGCGGGACCACAGACGCATTGGGAAG GAACAGGAGCTCTTCTTCTTCCATGAACTGAGCCCTGGGAGCTGCTTCTTCCTGCCTCGAGGGACAAGGGTGTATAATGCCCTGGTAGCTTTTATCAGG GCTGAGTATGCCCGCCGTGGTTTCTCAGAGGTGAAAACTCCCACACTGTTTTCTACAAAACTCTGGGAACAGTCAGGACACTGGGAACATTATAGGGAAGACATGTTTGCCCTGCAGCCCCCAGGCATAAACAGGCCTGCCAGCTCCCAGAGTGACCACCCTGCCAGTCATCCCACAGACACACTTGCCCTCAAGCCCATGAACTGCCCTGCACACTG CCTGATGTTCGCCCACCGGCCCAGATCCTGGCGGGAACTGCCCATTCGACTTGCTGACTTTGGAGTCCTGCACCGGGCTGAGGCCTCTGGCAGTCTGGGAGGACTGACTCGGCTGTGGCGCTTCCAGCAGGATGATGCTCATATCTTCTGTGCACCAGATCAG CTAGAAGCAGAGATACGAGACTGTCTTGATTTCCTTCGCTCTGTGTATGCTGTCCTTGGCTTCTCCTTCCGCCTGGCATTGTCCACCCGGCCATCTGGCTTCCTAGGGGAACCTAGCCTTTGGGATGAGGCTGAGCAG GTTCTTCAACAGGCCTTGGAGGAATTTGGAGAACCCTGGGACCTTaaccctggagatggtgccttctATGGGCCAAAG